Proteins from a genomic interval of Pan paniscus chromosome Y, NHGRI_mPanPan1-v2.0_pri, whole genome shotgun sequence:
- the SRY gene encoding sex-determining region Y protein, producing the protein MQSYASAMLSVFNSDDYSPGVQQNIPALRRSSSFLCTESYNSKYQRETGENSKDSVQDRVKRPMNAFFVWSRDQRRKMALENPRMRNSEISKQLGYQWKMLTAAEKWPFFQEAQKLQAMHREKYPNYKYRPRRKANMLPKNCSLLPADPASVLCSEVQLDNRLYRDDCTKATHSTMEHQLGHLPPINAASSPQQRDRCSHWTKL; encoded by the coding sequence ATGCAATCATATGCTTCTGCTATGTTAAGCGTATTCAACAGCGATGATTACAGTCCAGGTGTGCAACAGAATATTCCCGCTCTCCGGAGAAGCTCTTCCTTCCTTTGCACTGAAAGCTATAACTCTAAGTATCAGCGTGAAACGGGAGAAAACAGTAAAGACAGCGTCCAGGATAGAGTGAAGCGACCCATGAACGCATTCTTCGTGTGGTCTCGCGATCAGAGGCGCAAGATGGCTCTAGAGAATCCCAGAATGCGAAACTCAGAGATCAGCAAGCAGCTGGGATACCAGTGGAAAATGCTTACTGCAGCCGAAAAATGGCCATTCTTCCAGGAGGCACAGAAATTACAGGCCATGCACAGAGAGAAATACCCGAATTATAAGTATCGACCTCGTCGGAAGGCGAACATGCTGCCGAAGAATTGCAGTTTGCTTCCCGCAGATCCCGCTTCGGTACTCTGCAGCGAAGTGCAACTGGACAACAGGTTGTACAGGGATGACTGTACGAAAGCCACACACTCAACAATGGAGCACCAGCTAGGCCACTTACCGCCCATCAACGCAGCCAGCTCACCGCAGCAACGGGACCGCTGCAGCCACTGGACAAAGCTGTAG